In Lathyrus oleraceus cultivar Zhongwan6 chromosome 2, CAAS_Psat_ZW6_1.0, whole genome shotgun sequence, the DNA window GCAATTGTTAGttcaaaaaaacaaaaacattgtCTAACAAACTAATTAAGAATAATAGTAACATTTTCTTACAAACTAATTAAGAATAATAGTAACATTTTCTTACAAATAAGTTTACTTTGCGTTCTATACTACAATATATATTAGACACTGTCAATCTCAAATGTTCGTGCTGCATATATTTTTGGTTTGAGAATTGTGCATAAAAGATGAGAATGATATTTTTGATGACGAAGTTATGAACTCGACAATATTTAGTTTGTTTTTCTGTAACTATTTTTTTTTGTCAATGTTTCAGAGAGAATAATGGAGTCTTCACTTTTCGTGAGATAGCAAAATCTTTTGACTTTACTGCAAAAGAATGCATATATAATTCGTATGTTAGCTTTAATAAAAATTAGTGTTGGCATTTGGTATTTCTCTTTGCTTGTGTATTTTTGGTTCCATGTGGTATGTGCTCTGTGCAAAGTGGCCTATTTTCTCCGTTTTCACAGTAGAACTCTAATATTACTTGATTAAATGAAATTAACAAAAGTGAATTGTTGAAGTGGAAAAATGGGGATTAATAGTTGAATGGGTGAAGGTTGATATAAATTGTATTTGTTGCAAcatgtaatatatatatattatatatatatatatatattatatattatatatatatataatatatatatatatatattatatatatatattatatattatatatatatatatatatataatatatatatatatatataatatataatatatatataatacttTTGTCTTATCTCTTAATTTTTCCATATATTTTTATGATCAGATTCAAACTCAAACTGTCGTATTCAAATCGAAATAAATTACAAAAACGGCAATACGCATAATGATTTTAGTCAAACTTACTGGCTAATACAAACTTGACAAATGCTAAATGCTACATTGTCAAAATGGATGAGTATCAATTAAGGGTATTATTTTATCTATCCTATGGGCTGAGGATGAACAaattgaaaatttgaaatttcCTTTTatatttcagagatgcatctccgaacgCACCCAATACATACATGCTAAAAAGTATgtcggagatgcatctctagaattCCCATTGAATGATGTTTTCGATACATACACAAAGGGCGTGACAAGTGAGCCACCCTTAGTTAAATTAGTGACAATTCCATAGATGCATATCCAAAATTGTCAAACggaaaaacaaataaaacaacACCCTTTGatattcttcttcttcatgaTCAAAGACACTATTTTATCAAAATCCTCAAAATACCTACATCCATTCTCAATCAACTTTTGCACTCCAAAACATCATTCTTGTGTTTAACATCAAAAAGAGCAAAAGAAGTTGCAATTTCAGGTAAAGACCACATTTTTCCTTCTATATTACTTGTACTAATATATTTTTTGTAAGTAGAAATGAACATTGAGTCAGAAGATGTATCTCCAAAATTGATTGCAATTGTTCCAAAAATGCATTTTCGGAAAGTGTCAAGGTTGAGTTTgaattattaatttatttttctattttgattGGCTCTAGATATGGTGCACCCTGATACTTTCCTTAAACTATTATGTATGTTAAACCAGATGAAGTGGGCGATGATGTTAAACCGTgtgatgtcgaagacgatgttAAAATGGTTGATGTTGAGGTGAATGTTAAATCGATTATTGTTGAGGTAGATGTTCGTGATCAATTTACAACTAATGAGGAGTTTGTTGAGCGTGAACATATTTTCCAATGGATCCGCACGACGGCTACCGAACTTAGGTTCAATGTTGTAATTGGGAGGTATGATAATGGTTCCGATAGAAGATAAGCATTTGTAAAAATGAGATGTGGAAGTAGTGGAAAGTACCAACAACCTATTCGGAAGTTGAAACGGGATGAAAATAGATCGAGAAAGTATAATTGTCCTTTTAATGTTCTTGGATACCATAAGACAAATAATACATGAAAATTTAACGTGGATTCTTGTATACATAATCATTACTTGTGTCACAAGTTAACTGGTCATCCCATTGTATGTCGCCTTAATCCCGAGGATAAGGAACTTGTTTCTAACATGACATTGAATATGGTTCCGCCCAAAAACATACTTGAAATGTTGAAACGAAAAAGACTTGAAAATGTCTCAAATACCAAGAAAATATACAATGTTCGTGCCATAAACAATAAGGTGATAAAAGGACCTAGAACTAAAATGCAACATTTGTTGAAGCTTCTAGATGATGATCACTATGTTTCTAGGTACAAAGTGTGTGAGGATGGAGTCACAGCTCGAGATATACTTTGGACTCATAATGATTCCATCAAGTTGTCCAACATATTTTCTACGGTGCTTATAATTTGTTCAACATACAAGACAAAAAAGTATAAGCTTCTACTTCTAGAAATTGTTGGTGTCATTTCGACAGATATGAGGTTTTTGGTGGGTTTTCATTTCTGGAGAGAAAAAAAGAGGACAATGTTACATAGGTTTTAAAAACGTGTAAGACTATGTTGAAGGACCAAAAAATATGCCAAATGTCATTATAATCGATCGTGATACCACACTAATGAATTCAGTTGTAAATGTCTTTCCTACGTCTTACGCATTACTTTGTAGGTATCGCATAACAAAAAATGTGAGAAACAAACTTAAACCTGTAGTATGGACCAAACAATCAAAGGTGAATATGGGAAATTTGGTCAAAGTTGACGTGGTAGTAGAAAGAATAATGGTTTCTccaaaatattttttcaaaagaAATTTGGTCAAATTTGGTCAAAATATTTTTGACTAAAATATTTTTTCCACTTTGGAGTAGGCCACCTCAAAATTCATCCGGACATGTCACGTGTATTGGATTGATTTCAAAAACACATCAGTTTATTCAAGTTTATTTGAAATTGAGATGTCCTATACCAAAGACATCATTGGAGTGCACAACACATTTCACAAATGAAGTTGAAGTTTGGCCTGATCACTTTCTAGAAAGGATGGAATGGTTCACTAATTTGAGCGAGATTCAAAGAGAATCAAATAAGAAAAATTCAAAGGAGGCATCACCCATAGAAAGAGATTTAGGCGATGACACATGTTTTGATGCTTTTTAGTTTTTAGCTTAATAATTATTTAAGTGATGAGTCATTTTTGCATGTATTGTTGACACAACCTCGATACATATGTAATGTATATTCAACATTAATTGTATAACAAGTATGGTCAATTTTAAGAAAACTTTATGTTTCAACCTATAACTAAGTTTTTCCCTGCATAAGACATTCTCACTGCATAAAACTGCTTTTGTATAACACTAGGGGTGTTTCCGTAGATGCACTTCCGGATTAGCCACATTTTAATTGCAAAAATACCAAACAGGGGATATTTCAGAGATACATCTTTGTAAAAACCCTTACGTAGAAAACAAAATAGGGTGATTCCAGATGTGCATATTCGGAATATCCTATAGACATAATATGGTTTCTAAGGTTCATAATGAACTAAAACTTTTAGAAATATGTGGTCTCTCATATCATGTTGTTAACACAAACACACCACACCAAAATGAATATCTATTGGCATGTCATATTTGTGTACTTCAACAACGTGAAACCCTTAATTTAATTTAAGCTCAATGAGTACACCTCTTTTGTAGTTCTGAAATTCATACTAGAGAATCTCCTTCAATACTCAGACAAtagtaaaatcatgaagttcgAGTATCGTTCACTCTCGATTGAGAACGAAGAGAAGATTCATTTCAAAAACTTTGAGCTGAAGACTGATGAAGATTTAAGGGTTATGTGGAATACATTAAACCTTTATAAAATAAAAGGCCCGATTCTGATCAAGATGGAGGCAAAGATTACGAGATCGACCGAAGATATTATAAAGATGTTGAAATGTCCTACTTATGCATAATTTTAAATTTATGTTACATATCTAATGTTGTGAAATCAACACCCAGAAAATAGAGTATGATCGGTTTCTTGATTAACAAGAAAATCACAAAGTAAAAGAAAAGAGAGAGTGTCGCATCCGCggaaaaacaaccggcgggaaaaacaaacaaacagagccgccaccgtgcgttatttatcccaaagagggaaaggaaacgctcgaagtaaacctggaaaagacatggtctcgctgtaacacccttctaaaataccccaaatatttaattaaaaataacaacatatcaatcagagtaaatatgcatttaagggtgtcacataattcttcacaccataataactgccatgctctttatttaatcaaaacaacatctttgcataattcgcagcggatagaaatcaaccaaccattcaaaacatataacatattacaggtaaaaaggttcaacaaccaacaataaactgattaaaacatcccgtcccgatgttacatctatcagagcacgacccactaagtagactacactagactccaggcactagctcctactcaatcactgctcgttacctgaaaaatagttgtaagggtgagttcctcaatcgatataataagcattataaagtatcatgtcatgttaagtaatttaacacattaacCACCCTAATCACATCACCCATTTGGTAACGACACATCAACTCAACATCACACTTAATATCAACACCATTCATACTCATATTCAATATCAACACAAACCCCACTTCTCAAataaattaaatatccatacaacaaaccaacaaaatgcaactctaatgagactcgactcgtcatgcatgtggtaccattcggagtaaaactcccaacttaaaatcattgccattttattgggcatcaaggcataagccttcaactttcaacttaaaatttgccaatccaggccaacgtggtgtgagcaacgctccgacttaatgcatatgaatgtacatggcatacacgacttaaattttcgacaacataataataatagcaacacaacaatgttttcaacaataatcaacttataatcaactttggctcaccaagcctacaactcaatatttccaacaactttccgtacacggaacaacttaacaactcagtcatacttgtatcgACACTTCATAATATAAACCTAACAAAATTACTCATCGACTTAACTATAATATTACTTCACAACGTAACCCAATCCTAACTATGTCACCCACCGATATAGGCAAtcatcaattaggcacacaacatttcAATTAACAATTTtcccactctgcaacagtgttaaccggttaacgccctgggtttAACGGTTAACGCAGCTcaaacacgcttcctgtccccagacttaacagtgttaaccggttaacgccctgggttaaccggttaacgcagacaaaacagcaatttttcacaattcataacagtgttaaccggttaacaccctgggttaaccgg includes these proteins:
- the LOC127123022 gene encoding uncharacterized protein LOC127123022 — translated: MTLNMVPPKNILEMLKRKRLENVSNTKKIYNVRAINNKVIKGPRTKMQHLLKLLDDDHYVSRYKVCEDGVTARDILWTHNDSIKLSNIFSTVLIICSTYKTKKYKLLLLEIVGVISTDMRPPQNSSGHVTCIGLISKTHQFIQVYLKLRCPIPKTSLECTTHFTNEVEVWPDHFLERMEWFTNLSEIQRESNKKNSKEASPIERDLGDDTCFDAF